A genomic window from Pecten maximus chromosome 4, xPecMax1.1, whole genome shotgun sequence includes:
- the LOC117326512 gene encoding acetylcholine receptor subunit beta-like — MYSSISGVQTSTRLDTQVLHDKLLQTYNKDLGPNFNQSQPILLQLSFNLFTLNEFDDIAGKLVFLGLSNIEWRDDRMVWNPLEHGNTTTVMMPQSKVWIPHLFVAKPHTNVKKIGYDFVQVTYTSDGWARWAVPDLFDISCTADIAYFPMDRQKCEIYISPWSYEESTFDFRLPLNTMTQTDFVENGAWKILSTELYVAQHIDNEYVVMVINFQRRPLFIILNLLLPILVVEVLNVFVFLLPPDPGERSAFGVTVLLSMAVFLSIVSDKLPSTSDPHIARVSIYIAAELTLSALIMLFAMISLLLYNKPDDQPIPGWIRRLVSKRSKQQKHKQRDPRVHRHMDNPEVDVRRGVKRSNQGNGRYKHGIDSIEIYRGYHVEQLRLGEHQCSYTQDYRDPPYTSSEDLCEGSTDVEDTPIVTWNDVAKVVRQILFGFIFILKYSYHCSERNRHS, encoded by the coding sequence ATGTACTCGAGTATATCGGGAGTCCAAACTTCTACGAGACTTGATACACAAGTCTTACATGACAAActtttacaaacatacaacAAAGATCTCGGACCTAATTTCAACCAATCGCAACCAATTCTTCTTCAACTGTCGTTCAATTTGTTCACTCTCAACGAATTCGATGATATAGCCGGAAAACTTGTGTTCCTTGGACTTTCAAACATTGAATGGCGGGACGACAGGATGGTCTGGAATCCCCTTGAACATGGAAACACAACTACAGTGATGATGCCACAGTCTAAGGTATGGATCCCACATCTGTTCGTTGCAAAACCACATACTAATGTGAAAAAGATTGGGTATGATTTCGTACAAGTAACATACACTTCTGACGGATGGGCACGTTGGGCTGTCCCAGACTTGTTTGATATTTCATGCACAGCAGATATAGCTTACTTCCCTATGGACCGACAAAAATGTGAGATATACATCAGTCCCTGGTCATACGAGGAAAGTACATTTGATTTCAGACTTCCACTTAATACTATGACACAAACTGATTTCGTCGAAAATGGTGCTTGGAAGATTCTCTCAACCGAACTGTATGTAGCCCAACATATAGATAATGAATATGTCGTTATGGTGATAAACTTTCAAAGACGTCCCCTTTTCATAATACTGAATCTTCTCCTGCCAATACTAGTAGTTGAAGTGTTGAACGTGTTTGTTTTCCTTCTTCCTCCCGATCCGGGAGAGAGGAGTGCGTTTGGAGTAACTGTGCTGCTCTCCATGGCAGTGTTTCTTTCTATTGTGTCCGACAAATTGCCCAGCACATCAGACCCACACATTGCCCGTGTTTCAATATACATTGCTGCTGAACTGACACTTAGTGCGTTGATTATGTTATTTGCAATGATAAGCCTTTTACTGTACAACAAGCCAGACGATCAACCTATCCCGGGGTGGATCAGACGACTTGTGTCAAAACGTTCCAAACAGCAGAAACACAAACAACGAGACCCACGCGTACATAGACATATGGACAACCCTGAAGTTGATGTTCGCAGAGGTGTAAAACGAAGTAACCAGGGAAATGGCCGTTACAAACATGGAATAGACTCAATTGAAATATACAGAGGATATCACGTTGAACAATTAAGACTCGGAGAACACCAATGCAGTTATACCCAGGACTATAGAGACCCTCCATACACCAGTTCTGAAGATCTGTGTGAAGGGTCAACGGATGTAGAGGATACACCAATCGTAACATGGAATGATGTTGCTAAAGTGGTTCGACAAATTCTGTTTGgctttattttcattcttaaATATAGTTATCATTGCAGCGAAAGGAATAGACACTCTTAG
- the LOC117326513 gene encoding neuronal acetylcholine receptor subunit beta-3-like yields MFGVYNILLVTACVCLNGVQSTTRDDVQKLNDKILNEYKKDLGPNFNQSQPIVLYIQFNLFTLNEFDDKAGKLAFLGYSSIEWRDDRMVWNPLEHGNTTTVMIPQSKVWIPHLFVAKPYTDVKKIGYDFVQVTYTSDGWARWTVPDLFQVSCTADIAYYPMDRQKCEIYIIPWAYGKGTFDFRLPLDTMTQNDFVENGAWKILSTEMHVSEHSDGDLVIMVIKFQRRPLFIILNLILPIVVVAGLNIFVFLLPPDPGERSAFGVTVLLAMAVFLSIVSDKLPSTSEPHIARVSVFILSELIVSALIMVFTVFTLILYNNKDDKPIPDWMKRFVLRCSRRKTTVKKGARNDDDVIEPNRTDPRYWRSENDRYHRDNTVYGKNRGYPNENTDRRHHEPLQQKANQSNSRHTAPEGPVELAADDTNTTVTWNDVAKCFDNACLLLFIFLNVCIVVIEIIDSAYYWNTDF; encoded by the coding sequence ATGTTTGGAGTTTATAATATTTTACTGGTGACAGCGTGTGTTTGTTTAAATGGGGTCCAAAGCACAACAAGAGACGATGTACAAAAGTTAAACGACAAAATTTTGAATGAGTACAAAAAAGATCTCGGACCGAATTTCAACCAGTCTCAACCTATTGTCCTTTATATAcagtttaatttgtttacacTCAACGAGTTTGACGATAAAGCCGGAAAGCTGGCATTTCTGGGATATTCCAGCATTGAATGGCGGGACGACAGGATGGTCTGGAATCCTCTTGAACATGGAAACACAACTACCGTGATGATTCCACAGTCTAAGGTATGGATCCCACATCTGTTCGTTGCGAAACCATATACTGATGTGAAAAAGATTGGGTATGATTTCGTACAAGTAACATACACTTCTGACGGATGGGCACGTTGGACCGTCCCAGACTTATTTCAGGTTTCATGCACAGCAGACATAGCTTACTACCCTATGGACCgacaaaaatgtgaaatatacaTCATTCCGTGGGCATACGGCAAAGGTACATTTGATTTCAGACTTCCACTCGATACTATGACACAAAATGATTTCGTCGAAAATGGTGCGTGGAAGATTCTCTCAACCGAAATGCATGTATCGGAACACAGTGATGGCGATTTGGTCATAATGGTGATAAAATTTCAAAGACGTCCTCTTTTCATTATACTGAATCTTATCTTGCCAATAGTAGTAGTTGCTGGgctcaatatttttgttttccttctTCCTCCGGATCCGGGAGAGAGGAGTGCGTTTGGAGTAACTGTGCTGCTTGCCATGGCGGTGTTTCTTTCTATTGTGTCAGACAAACTGCCAAGTACGTCCGAACCTCACATTGCTCGCGTGTCTGTGTTCATCCTCTCTGAACTCATTGTCAGTGCCCTCATCATGGTCTTCACTGTGTTTACGCTGATATTGTACAATAATAAGGATGATAAACCGATCCCTGATTGGATGAAACGTTTTGTCTTGAGGTGTTCGAGAAGAAAGACAACTGTGAAGAAAGGGGCAAggaatgatgatgatgtcattgaACCAAATAGAACTGATCCGAGATACTGGCGTTCCGAAAACGACCGGTATCATCGTGATAACACGGTATATGGTAAAAACAGAGGGTATCCTAATGAAAATACTGACCGAAGACACCATGAACCTTTACAACAAAAGGCTAACCAGAGCAATAGTCGACATACGGCTCCAGAAGGCCCGGTAGAATTGGCAGCAGACGACACAAATACGACTGTTACATGGAACGATGTAGCCAAGTGTTTCGACAACGCTTGtctgttgttgtttatattcctcaacgtttgtattgttgttattgAAATCATAGACTCTGCGTATTATTGGAATACTGACTTTTGA